One Shewanella sp. MR-4 DNA window includes the following coding sequences:
- a CDS encoding YebC/PmpR family DNA-binding transcriptional regulator — translation MAGHSKWANIKHRKAAQDAKRGKLFTKFIRELTVSAREGGSDPDSNPRLRIAIDKALGGNMTRDTIERAIKRGAGELEGQQLETIIYEGYGPGGTAVMVETMTDNRNRTVSGVRNAFSKSGGNLGTDGSVAYLFTKRGVLSYAPGTDEDALMDAALEAGAEDVVSYDDGAIDVFTEPTEFYGVKDALDAAGFVSDNAEIAMIASTKAELDAETAEKFMRLIDTLEEHDDVQEVYHNAEISDEIMESLG, via the coding sequence ATGGCAGGTCATAGTAAGTGGGCCAACATTAAGCACCGCAAAGCAGCGCAAGATGCTAAACGCGGTAAACTCTTTACCAAATTTATCCGCGAGTTAACGGTTTCAGCCCGTGAAGGTGGCTCAGATCCCGATTCAAACCCGCGTCTGCGTATCGCAATCGATAAAGCGCTCGGCGGCAACATGACCCGCGACACCATTGAGCGCGCAATCAAACGCGGCGCTGGTGAGCTTGAAGGCCAGCAACTCGAAACCATTATTTACGAAGGCTATGGCCCAGGCGGCACCGCTGTGATGGTCGAAACCATGACTGATAACCGTAACCGTACCGTGAGCGGCGTGCGTAATGCCTTTAGTAAATCGGGTGGGAACTTAGGGACCGATGGTTCGGTTGCCTATTTGTTCACTAAGCGCGGCGTGTTGTCCTATGCGCCGGGCACAGATGAAGACGCCCTGATGGACGCGGCGCTAGAAGCGGGCGCCGAAGATGTGGTGAGTTACGATGATGGTGCAATTGACGTATTTACCGAACCGACGGAGTTTTATGGGGTGAAAGATGCCCTCGATGCGGCGGGATTTGTCAGTGATAACGCCGAAATCGCGATGATAGCCTCGACCAAAGCGGAGTTAGATGCAGAGACGGCAGAGAAGTTTATGCGTCTTATCGATACCCTCGAAGAGCACGATGATGTGCAAGAGGTGTATCATAATGCCGAAATCTCCGATGAGATTATGGAAAGCTTAGGGTAA
- the ruvC gene encoding crossover junction endodeoxyribonuclease RuvC: MAIILGVDPGSRITGYGVIQCQGRQQLYLGSGCIRTSGEDLPLRLKQIFDGISEIIRQYQPDEFAIERVFLAKNADSALKLGQARGAAIVAATVANLPVAEYSATQIKNAVVGTGRAKKEQVQHMIQQLLKLPAAPQADAADALGVAVCHYHTNQSLVALSGRATTRTYGRYR, from the coding sequence ATGGCGATTATTTTAGGGGTTGACCCAGGTTCTCGGATCACAGGTTACGGCGTTATCCAATGCCAAGGGCGGCAGCAACTTTATTTGGGCAGCGGCTGCATTCGCACCTCGGGTGAGGATTTACCATTAAGACTCAAGCAAATCTTTGATGGGATCAGTGAAATTATTCGCCAATACCAACCCGATGAATTTGCGATTGAGCGAGTGTTTCTCGCCAAGAATGCCGACTCGGCCTTGAAATTGGGCCAAGCCCGTGGTGCGGCCATCGTGGCTGCAACAGTGGCCAACTTACCCGTTGCCGAATACAGTGCCACCCAAATTAAGAATGCGGTGGTCGGAACGGGGCGAGCCAAGAAAGAACAGGTTCAACATATGATCCAGCAATTACTTAAGCTGCCCGCGGCGCCACAGGCCGACGCTGCGGATGCGCTTGGCGTTGCGGTATGTCATTATCACACCAATCAAAGTTTGGTCGCCTTAAGCGGCCGAGCGACAACAAGAACATATGGACGGTACAGATGA
- the ruvA gene encoding Holliday junction branch migration protein RuvA yields MIGRLRGVLIEKQAPEVLIDVNGVGYELQMPLTSFYELPEVNQPTTVYTHFVVREDAQLLYGFITKKERSLFRLLIKANGVGPKLALTILSGMTASEFVGCVERDDIVTLVKLPGVGKKTAERLLVEMRDKLKSLMEASVGSEREFVLQSNYSPAPTVNSAEEDAISALLSLGYKPPQASKAVSAAYKEGMDSETLIKAALKSML; encoded by the coding sequence ATGATAGGTCGTTTACGTGGCGTGTTAATTGAAAAGCAAGCGCCAGAGGTGTTGATTGATGTCAATGGCGTGGGTTACGAGTTACAGATGCCCCTTACCAGCTTCTATGAACTCCCGGAGGTCAATCAACCGACCACAGTGTATACCCATTTTGTGGTGCGTGAAGATGCCCAGCTGCTTTACGGCTTTATCACTAAAAAAGAGCGCTCACTGTTTCGCTTGCTTATCAAGGCCAACGGCGTGGGTCCTAAACTGGCGTTAACCATTCTTTCTGGCATGACCGCCAGCGAGTTTGTGGGCTGTGTCGAGCGCGATGATATAGTGACGCTGGTGAAATTACCCGGTGTTGGTAAAAAGACCGCCGAACGTTTATTAGTCGAGATGCGCGATAAATTGAAGAGCTTGATGGAAGCATCGGTAGGCTCTGAGCGTGAGTTCGTGCTGCAATCTAACTATTCACCGGCTCCGACGGTCAATAGTGCCGAAGAGGATGCGATTTCAGCCTTGCTCTCCCTCGGCTATAAACCACCACAGGCGAGTAAAGCCGTTTCTGCCGCCTATAAAGAAGGCATGGACAGTGAGACCTTGATTAAGGCCGCGTTAAAATCGATGCTCTAA
- the ruvB gene encoding Holliday junction branch migration DNA helicase RuvB: protein MIEADRLIQPQLQGQDDVIDRAMRPKLLDEYTGQDDTRAQLKVFIQAAKNREEALDHMLIYGPPGLGKTTLAMIVANEMGVNIKSTSGPVLEKAGDLAALLTNLEAGDVLFIDEIHRLSPVVEEILYPAMEDYQLDIMIGEGPAARSIKLDLPPFTLVGATTRAGALTSPLRARFGIPLRLEFYNVKDLSTIVTRSAQVMGLAIDSEGATEIAKRSRGTPRIANRLLRRVRDYAEVKHDGAVTKKVAEHALDLLDVDGEGFDYMDRKLLLAIIDKFMGGPVGLDNLAAAIGEERETIEDVLEPFLIQQGFIQRTPRGRIATTRAYLHFGMIKPE from the coding sequence ATGATTGAAGCAGATAGACTGATCCAGCCGCAGCTGCAAGGTCAAGATGATGTTATCGACAGGGCGATGCGCCCTAAATTGCTCGATGAATATACTGGGCAGGATGATACGCGTGCCCAATTAAAAGTGTTTATTCAAGCGGCAAAGAATCGCGAAGAAGCCTTAGACCATATGTTGATCTACGGCCCGCCGGGGTTAGGTAAAACCACCTTAGCCATGATCGTGGCTAATGAAATGGGGGTGAACATCAAATCGACGTCGGGGCCAGTGCTCGAGAAAGCCGGGGATTTGGCGGCGCTGCTCACCAATCTTGAGGCGGGGGATGTGCTTTTTATCGATGAAATTCACCGTTTAAGTCCTGTCGTCGAAGAAATTCTGTATCCTGCGATGGAAGACTATCAGCTGGATATTATGATAGGTGAGGGGCCAGCAGCTCGCTCGATTAAGTTGGATCTACCGCCTTTTACCTTGGTGGGGGCGACCACGCGGGCAGGTGCGTTAACCTCTCCGCTAAGGGCGCGTTTTGGCATTCCACTTCGGCTCGAGTTTTATAATGTTAAAGATTTAAGCACCATTGTGACACGTTCGGCGCAGGTGATGGGATTGGCCATTGATAGTGAAGGGGCGACCGAAATTGCCAAACGCTCACGGGGCACTCCGAGGATTGCCAACCGTTTACTGCGCCGAGTGCGTGATTATGCGGAAGTGAAACACGATGGCGCTGTAACCAAGAAAGTCGCTGAGCACGCGCTCGATTTACTCGATGTTGATGGTGAAGGGTTCGATTATATGGACCGAAAACTGCTACTCGCGATTATCGATAAGTTTATGGGTGGCCCTGTGGGGCTTGATAACCTTGCCGCGGCAATTGGTGAGGAGCGTGAAACCATTGAAGATGTATTGGAACCTTTCCTTATCCAACAAGGCTTTATCCAACGAACGCCACGCGGTCGTATTGCCACAACCAGAGCCTATCTGCATTTTGGCATGATAAAACCAGAGTAA
- a CDS encoding TonB-dependent receptor plug domain-containing protein — protein sequence MIKRTKVASAINLAVVSSIAAGTFVASSAFAAEETAKVERIEVTGSRIQRQDMETASPVTVIDAAAIKAEGFTSVDQMLQVQTSMAGAAIGSTTNNGADGVAQVDLRGMGSQRTLVLLNGRRMVNSGSGADSAVDLNSIPVAMIARVEILKDGASAVYGSDAIAGVVNIITKKDFDGFQLDFNGSGTDKGDGQNGDVSALYGFNTDGGNYTFGAAYSDRRGVIQSDRSWTKPGASSFVPNGGLVGNVLDENGQPVLDEDGVNEKEVKINQGGNWSPLENGYNFTQDSFYQTPSERRSLFANMTQELGNDVVLTADALYTNRRSNQQLAPQPADIMLNVCGQGVDPTKCVTLDNSMATAGIVADDGMVNYRRRMNDVGPRIYSQDTDTWRLSGGLAGTLDVHTGMNWDVTYTYGKNQAKTAVANSINAKDVANSIYADQDVWFSGAELSNQIGNDVSYTEKANGGNEQQTLSAGLNGELFDLSAGAVGFAIGAEYRRESGFYNPDPIVVAGESTASQQDPTDGNYNVISIFQEVSVPFTEKLTGEFALRLDDYSTFGKATTWKIGLTYNATDELMVRTVAATGFRAPSVSELYGGNSGSFDYLTDPWGKELDEQIEVNYISDADLKPEESDSYTAGLVYSPSYLDGMSVTLDYWRFKVTNAIARANTQDGLDACFAGDTAACDQFNIGAGGDLTNLSNALTNVGSQDTSGIDFNLAYNFELIGLDWKVNNDTTYLVKFEQDGEEYTGTIDGNFGAYARVRNNFSISAGQDDWNVMYFNRFIGDMRDLSKGYNVGDILYHNISGTYHINDMATISFGVKNFTDEKPLTVSNGSDGGTVPEVYDTIGRTIYGGVTVKF from the coding sequence ATGATCAAAAGAACCAAAGTTGCATCAGCTATTAATTTAGCTGTCGTTAGCTCAATTGCTGCAGGTACCTTTGTTGCATCAAGCGCATTTGCAGCCGAAGAGACTGCAAAAGTTGAACGTATTGAAGTCACGGGTTCACGTATTCAACGTCAAGATATGGAAACAGCTTCTCCTGTTACCGTTATTGATGCAGCTGCAATCAAAGCCGAAGGCTTCACCTCTGTAGACCAAATGCTACAAGTTCAAACTTCAATGGCAGGTGCTGCGATTGGTTCAACCACTAACAACGGTGCAGACGGTGTTGCTCAAGTTGACTTACGTGGTATGGGCTCGCAACGTACACTCGTACTATTAAACGGCCGTCGCATGGTGAACTCAGGTTCAGGTGCTGACAGTGCAGTGGATTTAAACTCTATCCCTGTAGCTATGATCGCTCGCGTTGAAATCCTGAAAGACGGTGCCTCAGCGGTATACGGTTCTGATGCGATCGCCGGTGTAGTGAACATCATCACTAAGAAAGATTTCGATGGTTTCCAATTAGACTTCAACGGTAGCGGCACCGACAAGGGTGACGGTCAAAACGGTGATGTCAGTGCATTATATGGTTTCAATACCGATGGTGGTAACTACACCTTTGGTGCGGCTTACTCAGATCGTCGTGGTGTGATCCAATCGGACCGTAGTTGGACTAAACCTGGTGCTAGCTCTTTTGTACCAAATGGCGGACTTGTCGGTAACGTTTTAGATGAAAATGGCCAGCCTGTTCTGGATGAAGATGGTGTCAATGAGAAAGAAGTTAAAATTAATCAAGGAGGAAATTGGAGTCCATTAGAAAATGGTTACAATTTCACCCAAGATAGTTTTTATCAGACTCCGAGTGAAAGACGTAGCTTGTTTGCAAATATGACGCAAGAGCTTGGTAATGATGTGGTGTTAACTGCTGATGCCTTATACACAAACCGTCGCTCTAACCAACAGTTAGCTCCACAACCTGCTGATATTATGCTGAATGTTTGTGGTCAAGGTGTTGACCCAACAAAATGTGTTACGTTGGATAACTCAATGGCTACAGCTGGCATTGTTGCAGATGATGGCATGGTTAACTATCGCCGTCGTATGAATGATGTTGGACCACGTATTTATTCTCAGGATACTGATACTTGGCGTTTATCTGGTGGTTTAGCGGGTACTTTAGATGTACATACAGGTATGAACTGGGACGTTACTTATACCTATGGTAAAAACCAGGCTAAAACAGCTGTTGCAAACTCTATTAATGCTAAAGATGTTGCTAATTCAATATATGCTGACCAAGATGTTTGGTTTAGCGGTGCAGAATTATCAAACCAAATTGGTAATGATGTAAGCTACACAGAAAAGGCAAACGGCGGTAATGAGCAACAAACACTGTCAGCTGGTCTGAACGGTGAGTTATTCGACCTGAGCGCTGGTGCTGTAGGTTTCGCTATCGGTGCAGAGTACCGTCGTGAAAGTGGCTTCTATAATCCAGATCCTATTGTTGTTGCGGGTGAAAGTACTGCTTCACAACAAGATCCAACCGATGGTAACTACAACGTAATTTCTATTTTCCAAGAAGTTAGCGTGCCTTTTACTGAAAAACTGACGGGTGAATTTGCACTGCGTTTAGATGATTACTCAACCTTTGGTAAAGCGACCACTTGGAAAATCGGTTTAACATATAATGCAACAGACGAGCTGATGGTTCGTACCGTAGCAGCAACAGGTTTCCGTGCTCCGAGTGTAAGTGAGCTTTATGGCGGCAACTCAGGTTCATTTGATTACCTAACAGATCCTTGGGGTAAAGAATTAGATGAACAAATTGAAGTTAACTATATATCAGATGCAGATCTTAAGCCTGAAGAATCAGACTCTTACACTGCTGGTTTAGTGTACTCACCAAGCTACCTCGATGGTATGTCAGTGACACTTGACTACTGGCGCTTCAAAGTAACTAATGCAATCGCTCGTGCAAACACACAAGATGGTTTAGATGCGTGTTTCGCGGGTGATACTGCAGCTTGTGATCAATTCAATATTGGCGCAGGTGGAGATTTAACAAACTTGTCGAATGCGTTAACTAACGTAGGTTCACAAGACACTAGTGGTATCGACTTCAACTTAGCCTACAACTTCGAGCTGATTGGCTTAGATTGGAAAGTAAACAACGATACGACTTACTTAGTGAAGTTCGAGCAGGATGGTGAAGAATACACTGGCACTATCGACGGTAACTTCGGTGCTTATGCTCGCGTACGTAACAACTTCAGTATCTCTGCAGGTCAAGACGATTGGAACGTAATGTACTTCAACCGTTTCATCGGCGACATGCGTGACCTGAGCAAAGGTTACAATGTAGGTGATATCCTTTATCACAACATTTCTGGTACTTATCATATCAATGATATGGCAACTATTAGCTTCGGTGTGAAGAACTTTACTGATGAAAAACCATTGACCGTTTCTAACGGTAGTGATGGCGGTACTGTTCCAGAAGTTTACGACACTATCGGCCGTACCATTTACGGTGGTGTGACAGTTAAGTTCTAA
- a CDS encoding response regulator transcription factor, with translation MSRILLVDDDPLFRVWLTDALKTQGHEVECAINGIEGLKRIRSFMPDIIMLDLIMPQMDGFSLLEARDCMTPIMMLSARDNEEDRIRCYELGADDFLTKPFSIKELLVRLHALERRLISRPPEQMAIEQATIQPVKFDETAYRITIGKNAVELTQTEFRLFKYLFERKGQVITKQELQKSVLQKELGRFDRNLDMHISNTRRKLANTRLPRTLINTVRGQGYSFSA, from the coding sequence ATGAGTAGAATACTGTTAGTCGATGATGATCCTTTATTCAGAGTTTGGTTAACTGATGCGCTGAAAACACAGGGACATGAGGTTGAATGTGCCATAAATGGCATTGAAGGGCTGAAACGGATCCGCAGTTTTATGCCCGACATTATCATGCTCGATCTGATCATGCCGCAGATGGATGGTTTTTCGCTTTTAGAGGCGAGGGACTGTATGACACCGATCATGATGCTTTCTGCCCGTGACAATGAGGAAGATAGGATCAGATGTTATGAGCTTGGCGCGGATGATTTTTTGACGAAACCCTTTAGCATTAAAGAGTTATTAGTCCGTTTGCATGCCTTAGAGCGGCGATTGATATCGCGCCCACCAGAGCAAATGGCCATAGAGCAGGCAACAATTCAGCCGGTCAAATTCGATGAAACGGCCTATAGGATCACTATCGGAAAAAATGCCGTAGAACTCACGCAAACCGAGTTTAGGCTGTTTAAATACCTGTTTGAGCGTAAGGGGCAAGTGATCACTAAGCAAGAACTGCAAAAATCTGTATTGCAGAAGGAGCTAGGGCGCTTTGACCGCAATTTAGATATGCATATCAGTAACACGCGGCGCAAACTGGCAAATACCCGTTTACCGCGGACATTAATCAACACTGTCCGTGGTCAAGGATACAGTTTTTCTGCTTGA
- a CDS encoding M14-type cytosolic carboxypeptidase, with the protein MRISANFDGGNIQVINLDNKDDIQLAIRPDAGGEFYQWFNFRFEGEVGNQYTLNIINAGTASYPKGWQDYHAVASYDRQHWFRVPTQYIDGKLSIQLALDCDAIQIAYFAPYSYERHLDLLSNAQLHPDVNLEHLGLTLDGRDITLMKVGDGNPDKRNIWITARQHPGETMAEWLVEGLVNRLLDNDCPTAKALLDKANFYIVPNMNPDGSVRGHLRTNAIGVNLNREWQTSSLERSPEVYHVVHKMQQTGVDLFYDVHGDEGLPYVFLAGCEGVPAYNERLAQLQADLTQALTLASADFQTEFGYAKDEPGQANLTVASNWVAQTFDCLSNTLEMPFKDNNNLQDPFVGWSPERSIYLGEASLIAMLAVVDKLR; encoded by the coding sequence ATGCGGATCAGTGCCAATTTTGATGGCGGAAATATCCAAGTCATTAATCTTGATAATAAAGACGATATTCAACTGGCAATCCGTCCCGATGCGGGCGGTGAGTTTTATCAATGGTTCAACTTCCGATTCGAAGGTGAGGTGGGTAATCAATACACCTTGAATATCATCAATGCGGGCACGGCTTCCTATCCTAAGGGCTGGCAAGATTATCACGCGGTTGCCAGTTACGATCGCCAACATTGGTTCCGTGTGCCAACCCAATATATCGACGGCAAACTGAGCATTCAGTTAGCGCTTGATTGTGATGCGATTCAAATCGCATACTTTGCGCCCTACAGCTATGAGCGTCATTTAGATCTTCTCAGCAACGCACAATTGCATCCCGATGTTAATCTTGAGCATTTAGGACTGACCTTAGATGGCCGTGATATCACCCTGATGAAAGTGGGCGATGGCAATCCCGATAAACGCAATATCTGGATCACCGCAAGACAACATCCTGGTGAAACCATGGCGGAATGGCTAGTCGAAGGCTTAGTTAACCGACTGCTGGATAATGATTGTCCAACGGCAAAAGCGCTGCTCGATAAAGCAAATTTCTACATTGTGCCGAACATGAACCCGGATGGCAGCGTAAGAGGTCATCTGCGTACCAATGCGATTGGGGTTAACCTTAACCGTGAATGGCAAACCTCGAGCTTAGAAAGAAGCCCTGAGGTTTACCATGTAGTGCATAAGATGCAGCAAACTGGCGTTGATTTGTTCTACGATGTCCATGGTGATGAAGGCCTCCCTTATGTGTTCCTCGCGGGTTGTGAGGGGGTGCCAGCTTACAATGAGCGATTGGCGCAGCTGCAAGCTGACTTGACTCAGGCATTAACCTTAGCCAGTGCAGATTTCCAAACCGAATTTGGTTACGCCAAAGATGAGCCAGGTCAAGCCAACCTGACCGTGGCCTCTAATTGGGTAGCGCAAACCTTCGACTGTTTGTCTAACACCTTAGAAATGCCATTTAAAGACAATAACAATCTGCAGGATCCATTTGTGGGTTGGTCACCAGAGCGCAGTATTTATTTAGGCGAAGCGTCATTGATTGCCATGCTCGCCGTGGTTGATAAGTTAAGATAG
- a CDS encoding YeaC family protein translates to MTDINQVIDQMPEEVYERLRSAAELGKWEDGTVLTEAQRESTLQVVMLYQARRLEQTEHFTIGAGGKLNELSKAELKKQFRGESIAEFKADEL, encoded by the coding sequence ATGACAGATATTAATCAAGTGATCGACCAAATGCCCGAAGAAGTCTATGAAAGGCTGCGTAGCGCCGCTGAATTAGGCAAATGGGAGGATGGCACAGTATTAACTGAAGCCCAGCGTGAATCGACTCTACAAGTGGTGATGCTCTATCAGGCACGCCGTTTAGAGCAAACTGAACATTTCACCATAGGTGCCGGTGGAAAGTTAAATGAGCTGTCAAAGGCGGAGTTGAAGAAACAATTCCGTGGCGAGTCGATTGCCGAGTTTAAAGCTGACGAACTGTAA
- the ansA gene encoding asparaginase: MTKRSIYVAYTGGTIGMQKTANGFAPVAGFLTQCVQSMPEFYHDEMPEFVIHEYCPLIDSSNMAPTDWQMIADDIKANYDKYDGFVILHGTDTMAYTASALSFMLQGLSKPVIVTGSQIPLAQLRSDGQTNLLNSLYIAANYPVAEVCLFFNNKLFRGNRSTKAHADGFDAFASPNFPLLLEAGIKINLRAGKIATPSDKPLEVANISPQPVGVVTLYPGISTQIFENILQQPVKALILLTFGVGNAPQDPALLHTLKQADERGIVLVNLTQCFQGKVNMGGYATGNALAKAGVISGADMTIEAALAKLHYLLSKNLKPSEIKAAMLQNLVGELSPD, encoded by the coding sequence ATGACTAAACGCTCCATTTATGTCGCCTATACGGGCGGCACCATAGGCATGCAAAAAACCGCAAATGGCTTTGCGCCAGTGGCGGGATTTCTCACCCAATGCGTACAATCCATGCCCGAGTTTTACCATGATGAAATGCCAGAATTTGTGATCCACGAGTACTGCCCGCTCATCGACTCATCCAATATGGCACCGACCGACTGGCAAATGATCGCCGATGATATCAAGGCCAATTACGACAAGTACGATGGCTTTGTAATCCTCCATGGCACAGATACCATGGCCTACACCGCATCGGCACTGTCGTTTATGCTTCAAGGCCTGTCCAAACCTGTTATCGTCACTGGCTCACAAATCCCCTTGGCACAGTTAAGATCTGACGGTCAAACCAATCTGCTCAACTCTTTATATATCGCCGCCAATTATCCGGTGGCTGAGGTTTGTTTATTCTTTAATAACAAACTGTTCCGCGGCAATCGCTCCACCAAAGCTCATGCCGACGGCTTCGATGCCTTTGCCTCGCCAAACTTCCCCTTACTGCTTGAAGCGGGCATCAAAATTAATCTGCGTGCAGGTAAAATTGCCACGCCAAGCGATAAGCCTTTGGAAGTCGCTAATATCAGCCCGCAGCCCGTTGGTGTAGTGACTCTCTACCCTGGCATTTCGACGCAAATTTTTGAAAATATTCTGCAGCAACCCGTTAAGGCGCTTATTTTACTGACCTTTGGCGTGGGCAATGCGCCGCAGGATCCGGCATTGCTCCATACCCTAAAGCAAGCGGATGAACGGGGAATTGTGCTAGTGAACCTGACTCAGTGTTTCCAAGGCAAGGTCAATATGGGCGGTTACGCTACAGGCAATGCCCTCGCCAAAGCGGGGGTGATCAGTGGTGCAGATATGACTATTGAAGCCGCACTGGCGAAGTTGCATTACCTACTCTCGAAAAACCTAAAACCGAGCGAAATCAAAGCGGCTATGTTGCAAAACTTGGTCGGTGAACTCAGTCCCGACTAA
- the sppA gene encoding signal peptide peptidase SppA, giving the protein MSANPSFFKRICLFIWNTLNGIRKFILNLIFFGFLAIILITIGSSEDIQVEDNSALVLNLAGSIVDQKQQVDPIEAALKQGNNGSSDGEILLADIIYVIDNATHDNRISTIVLDLAELKRAGISKLQSIGDALNRFKESGKKVVAIGNYYEQNQYFLASFADTIYLNPQGSVALDGLSMYNQYFKSALEKLKIKAHIFRVGTFKSAVEPYMRDDMSDAAREASSALLADVWQSYTQTVAQNRQIDANTLVLDSANYLAQLDKAEGDSATMAINMKWVDTLATDEEFRKVMLDSVGKEKSGDSFKQVSFYDYLTLVTPLPSFVEQDSVGIIVASGTILNGSQPAGQIGGDSTAELLRKARFDKHIKALVLRVDSPGGSAFASEQIRQELLALKAAGKPVVVSMGSLAASGGYWISASADYIFATPTTLTGSIGIFGMITTFEDSLASLGIHTDGVSTSEWAGLSVTRTLSPQIESVIQRHIERGYLDFISLVAKERKMTLEQVDSIAQGRVWSGKKALELGLVDELGDIDQAVAKAAKLADLSLFDTRLIEQELTPEQRFVQQMFASVSAYLPASLSHSTLLEQMLAQWTGNLKTIAAFNDPNHVYVYCDSCVIN; this is encoded by the coding sequence ATGTCCGCTAACCCATCGTTTTTCAAGAGAATATGTTTATTTATATGGAACACCCTTAACGGGATCCGTAAATTCATACTCAACCTGATTTTTTTTGGCTTCCTCGCCATCATCCTCATTACTATTGGCAGCAGTGAAGATATTCAGGTCGAAGATAACTCAGCATTGGTGCTTAATCTGGCGGGTTCGATTGTCGATCAAAAACAGCAGGTCGATCCGATTGAAGCCGCACTTAAGCAAGGCAATAACGGCAGTAGCGATGGCGAAATCCTGCTGGCAGATATTATCTATGTGATTGATAACGCGACGCACGATAACAGGATCAGCACCATAGTCTTAGACTTGGCCGAGCTGAAACGCGCAGGGATCAGCAAATTACAATCCATCGGTGATGCCCTAAATCGTTTTAAAGAAAGCGGCAAAAAGGTGGTGGCAATTGGAAACTACTACGAGCAAAACCAATACTTTCTTGCCAGCTTTGCCGATACCATTTACCTCAATCCCCAAGGTAGCGTCGCCCTCGATGGCCTAAGTATGTATAACCAATACTTCAAGTCTGCCCTCGAGAAGCTCAAGATAAAGGCCCACATTTTCCGCGTCGGCACCTTTAAATCCGCAGTAGAACCATACATGCGTGACGATATGTCGGATGCGGCCAGAGAAGCCAGCAGCGCCCTACTCGCCGATGTATGGCAGAGTTACACTCAAACTGTGGCACAAAATCGCCAAATTGATGCCAATACCTTAGTGCTCGACTCGGCAAATTACCTCGCGCAACTCGATAAGGCCGAAGGCGACTCCGCCACTATGGCCATCAATATGAAATGGGTCGATACCCTAGCGACCGATGAAGAGTTCCGTAAAGTCATGCTAGATAGCGTGGGTAAAGAGAAGTCGGGTGACAGCTTTAAACAAGTCAGCTTTTACGACTATTTAACCTTAGTGACACCTCTGCCAAGCTTCGTAGAACAAGACAGTGTCGGCATTATCGTTGCCAGCGGCACTATTTTAAATGGCAGCCAACCCGCCGGCCAAATCGGTGGTGATAGCACCGCAGAGCTGTTACGCAAGGCGCGATTTGATAAACATATCAAAGCGCTAGTTCTTCGCGTCGACAGCCCTGGTGGTAGCGCCTTTGCCTCGGAGCAAATTCGCCAAGAATTACTCGCCCTCAAAGCGGCGGGTAAACCTGTGGTGGTGAGTATGGGTAGCCTTGCGGCGTCCGGTGGCTATTGGATTTCGGCCAGCGCCGATTATATCTTCGCAACCCCAACCACACTGACGGGTTCTATCGGGATCTTTGGGATGATCACCACTTTCGAAGATTCACTCGCCAGCTTAGGCATCCATACCGATGGCGTATCGACCTCAGAATGGGCAGGTTTGTCAGTGACTCGTACCCTCTCGCCACAAATCGAGTCGGTTATCCAGCGCCATATCGAGCGTGGCTATTTAGACTTTATCTCTCTGGTCGCTAAGGAACGTAAAATGACCTTAGAACAAGTGGATAGCATCGCCCAAGGCCGTGTGTGGAGTGGTAAAAAAGCCCTAGAGTTAGGTTTAGTGGATGAGCTTGGCGATATCGACCAAGCCGTTGCTAAAGCCGCTAAACTCGCGGATTTAAGTTTGTTCGACACCCGCTTAATTGAGCAAGAGCTCACGCCTGAGCAGCGTTTTGTGCAGCAAATGTTTGCCTCTGTTTCAGCCTACTTACCCGCGTCACTCAGCCATTCAACACTGCTTGAGCAAATGCTGGCTCAATGGACTGGCAACTTAAAGACCATCGCCGCCTTTAACGATCCTAACCATGTGTATGTGTATTGTGACAGCTGCGTGATCAACTAA